Proteins encoded in a region of the Orcinus orca chromosome 8, mOrcOrc1.1, whole genome shotgun sequence genome:
- the CCDC86 gene encoding coiled-coil domain-containing protein 86, translating to MDTPLRRSRRLEGLKPESPESPTSVLRARRALVEFESNPEERREPGSPRSVRPPGLESPRHQPETSPESPSLREGAGLGSPREQPEPGPGSPQRQRDPGLESPQRQPESSPEFSRLQPQPSGESPKFSQDREEADSESPKSKEEPTPGSPRHQLQPSPGSLEPYPGQQAPGPEPSQPLQELTPQSPGSPRDQREPSKPPPPGQPERDGLGPKKREGSSAQAAASKKPKKEEIPKIPKGKPKSGRVWKDRSKKRFSQMVQDKPLRTSWQQKMKDRQERKQAKDFARHLQEEKERRRQEKKQRRAENLKRRLENERKAEIVQVIRNPAKLRRAKKQQLRSIEKRDTLAQLQEQPPRRPAAKV from the exons ATGGATACGCCGCTGAGGCGCAGCCGGCGGCTGGAAGGACTAAAGCCTGAATCCCCCGAGAGCCCCACCTCAGTTCTGCGGGCGAGACGGGCCCTTGTGGAGTTCGAGTCGAAcccagaagaaaggagggagccCGGGTCTCCTCGGAGTGTGCGGCCACCTGGCCTGGAGTCTCCCAGACATCAGCCGGAGACAAGCCCTGAATCACCCAGTTTACGGGAGGGGGCAGGCTTGGGGTCCCCCCGAGAGCAGCCAGAGCCGGGCCCAGGGTCGCCCCAGCGTCAGCGAGACCCAGGCCTGGAGTCGCCCCAAAGACAGCCGGAATCGAGTCCTGAATTCTCCCGACTTCAGCCACAGCCAAGTGGGGAGTCACCAAAGTTTTCCCAGGACCGAGAAGAAGCGGATTCGGAGTCGCCCAAGAGTAAGGAGGAGCCGACCCCGGGGTCCCCCCGACATCAGTTGCAGCCGAGCCCAGGGTCACTAGAGCCTTACCCCGGTCAGCAAGCGCCGGGTCCCGAGCCCTCTCAGCCCCTGCAGGAGCTGACACCCCAGTCGCCCGGCTCCCCACGGGATCAGCGTGAGCCGAGCAAGCCACCGCCGCCCGGGCAGCCGGAGAGAGACGGCCTCGGGCCAAAGAAGCGAGAAGGTTCTTCAGCCCAGGCCGCAGCGTCCAAGAAACCGAAGAAGGAGGAGATTCCTAAGATCCCGAAGGGGAAGCCCAAGTCTGGGCGGGTGTGGAAGGACCGCTCAAAGAAGAG GTTCTCCCAGATGGTTCAGGACAAGCCCCTGCGCACATCCTGGCAGCAGAAGATGAAGGACCGGCAGGAGAGAAAGCAGGCCAAGGACTTCGCCCGGCACCTGCAGGAGGAGAAGGAGCGGCGCCGGCAG GAGAAGAAGCAGCGCCGCGCCGAGAACCTGAAACGCCGCCTGGAGAACGAGCGGAAGGCGGAGATCGTCCAAGTG ATCCGAAACCCCGCCAAGCTCAGGCGAGCGAAGAAGCAGCAGCTGCGCTCCATTGAGAAGCGCGACACGCTGGCCCAGCTGCAGGAGCAGCCGCCACGGCGGCCGGCAGCCAAGGTCTGA
- the ZP1 gene encoding LOW QUALITY PROTEIN: zona pellucida sperm-binding protein 1 (The sequence of the model RefSeq protein was modified relative to this genomic sequence to represent the inferred CDS: inserted 5 bases in 3 codons; substituted 1 base at 1 genomic stop codon): MNYNDLWGLTLAELGSSRPCDEFGNPSEVNSCSICHHGPRYPLTQEQCQVASRHIPRRVRRSSKEAXSAGCCHDNTRKGPCYYGNTVTVQCFRNSHFVLVVSRETALVCRTLINVQLVCTAPQLLPNQEAGSSVVSTAGPLTCCDTTVQVEWGPHCIQQNQLVSNIGIWMGPHGSIVWDGAFRLHIHCVFNASDFVPLQASLFPPPXPATVTQYGPLRLQLQIDKGKGYDKAFSSYHREGDHPTVGLLQESDPMEVWLLQRTDPMLVLVLHLHWAAPSANPFQYPQWPIQSGECPFGDSXQDLNDGLGRVALPFHSHYQCFTVATFAPLDTGSWRARRGQVYFLCGTSACCPSGLKTYSTTCSSGAAGQSRVEDKIGGSPQXHCQAQSMVSSPRPLGFEDSYRWESTLGPAGSTMSCNPRPRLWGILLLLAVALVRGVGVFVDLSQAKPRSSWKATEGEQAE; the protein is encoded by the exons ATGAATTATAACGACCTGTGGGGACTAACGCTGGCTGAGCTGGGCTCCTCCAGACCCTGCG ATGAATTTGGGAACCCGTCTGAGGTGAACAGCTGCTCCATCTGTCATCACGG CCCTAGGTACCCTCTGACTCAGGAACAGTGCCAGGTGGCCTCCAGGCACATCCCCCGCAGAGTGAGAAGAAGTTCAAAGGAAG CATCAGCTGGCTGCTGTCATGACAACACCAGAAAGGGTCCCTGTTACTATGGCAACACAG TGACTGTCCAGTGCTTCAGAAACAGTCACTTCGTCCTGGTGGTGTCCCGCGAAACAGCCTTGGTGTGCAGGACACTAATCAATGTCCAACTGGTCTGTACCGCCCCCCAGCTGCTCCCCAACCAGGAGGCGGGATCCTCCGTGGTCTCCACGGCTGGCCCTCTCACCTGCTGTGACACCACAGTCCAGGTAGAGTGGGGGCCACACTG CATCCAGCAGAACCAGTTGGTGTCCAACATCGGCATCTGGATGGGGCCACACGGTTCCATCGTGTGGGACGGTGC CTTCAGGCTTCACATCCACTGTGTCTTCAATGCCAGTGACTTCGTGCCCCTCCAGGCGTCCCTCTTTCCTCCCCC TCCAGCCACTGTGACCCAGTATGGCCCCCTGAGGCTTCAGCTGCAGATCGACAAGGGAAAAGGGTACG ACAAGGCTTTTAGTTCCTACCACAGGGAGGGGGACCACCCCACTGTGGGGCTGCTTCAAGAGTCTGACCCCATGGAGGTCTGGCTCCTGCAGAGGACAGACCCCATGCTGGTCTTGGTGCTGCATCTGCACTGGGCCGCTCCCAGCGCCAACCCCTTCCAGTATCCTCAGTGGCCCATCCAGTCAGGTGA GTGTCCTTTCGGTGACAG TCAGGACCTGAATGACGGCCTTGGAAGGGTAGCTCTGCCCTTCCACTCTCACTACCAGTGCTTCACCGTCGCCACCTTCGCCCCACTGGACACTGGCTCCTGGAGGGCCCGCAGGG GCCAGGTTTACTTCCTTTGCGGCACCTCTGCCTGCTGCCCCTCAGGGCTAAAGACTTACTCGACCACATGTAGCTCTGGGGCTGCAGGTCAGTCCAGGGTGGAGGACAAAATAGGGGG GTCACCACAATGACATTGCCAGGCCCAGAGCATGGTGAGCTCTCCCAGGCCACTGGGCTTTGAGGATTCCTACAGGTGGGAGTCTACGCTGGGGCCTGCAG GTTCCACCATGAGCTGCAACCCAAGACCTCGCCTCTGGGGAATTCTTTTGCTGTTGGCTGTTGCCCTGGTCCGAGGGGTTGGCGTCTTTGTGGACCTGAGCCAGGCCAAGCCCAGAAGCTCCTGGAAGGCAACAGAAGGTGAACAGGCTGAATAG
- the PTGDR2 gene encoding prostaglandin D2 receptor 2: MSANVTMKPLCPLLEQMSRLQSHSNSSIRYMDHASVLLHGLASLLGLVENGLILFVVGCCMRQTVVTTWVLHLALSDLLATASLPFFTYFLAVGHSWELGTTFCKLHSSIFFLNMFASGFLLSAISLDRCLQVLRPVWAQNHRTVAAAHRVCLALWALAVLNTVPYFIFRDTIPRVDGRIMCYYNVLLLNPGPDRDATCNSRQVALAVSKFLLAFAVPLAIIASSHVAVSAHLRHRGRRRPGRFVRLVAAVVAAFALCWGPYHVFSVLEARAHADPALRPLVWRGLPFVSSLAFVNSVVNPLLYVFTCPDVLRKLRRSLRSVLESVLVDDSELGGGGGSSRRRRRTSSTNTSASSFSLRGRGLSPLGAAGLLGWLRGSRAAPPQRDRAQSQDERGPLNRALRTTSA; the protein is encoded by the coding sequence ATGTCGGCCAACGTCACGATGAAGCCCCTCTGTCCCCTCCTGGAGCAGATGAGTCGCCTCCAAAGCCACAGCAACTCCAGCATCCGCTACATGGACCACGCGTCGGTGCTGCTGCACGGGCTGGCCTCGCTGCTGGGCCTCGTGGAGAACGGGCTCATCCTCTTCGTGGTGGGCTGCTGCATGCGCCAGACCGTGGTCACCACCTGGGTGCTGCACCTGGCACTGTCCGACCTGCTGGCCACTGCCTCCCTGCCTTTCTTCACCTACTTCCTGGCCGTGGGCCACTCCTGGGAGCTGGGCACCACCTTCTGCAAGCTGCACTCCTCCATCTTCTTCCTCAACATGTTCGCCAGCGGCTTCCTGCTCAGCGCCATCAGTCTGGACCGCTGCCTGCAGGTGCTGCGGCCCGTGTGGGCGCAGAACCACCGCACGGTGGCCGCGGCTCACAGGGTATGCCTGGCGCTCTGGGCCCTGGCCGTGCTCAACACCGTGCCCTACTTCATCTTCCGGGACACCATCCCGCGGGTGGACGGGCGCATCATGTGCTACTACAACGTGCTGCTCCTGAATCCCGGGCCCGACCGCGATGCCACGTGCAACTCGCGCCAGGTGGCCCTGGCCGTCAGCAAGTTCCTGCTGGCCTTCGCTGTGCCGCTGGCCATCATCGCCTCGAGCCACGTGGCCGTGAGCGCGCATTTGCGCCACCGCGGCCGCCGGCGGCCCGGCCGCTTCGTGCGCCTGGTGGCGGCCGTGGTGGCGGCCTTTGCGCTCTGCTGGGGGCCCTACCACGTGTTCAGCGTGCTGGAGGCGCGGGCGCACGCGGACCCGGCACTGCGGCCGCTCGTGTGGCGCGGCCTGCCGTTCGTCAGCAGCCTGGCCTTCGTCAACAGCGTGGTCAACCCGCTGCTCTACGTGTTCACCTGCCCCGACGTGCTGCGCAAGCTGCGGCGCTCACTGCGGAGCGTGCTGGAGAGCGTGCTGGTGGACGACAGCGAGCTGGGCGGCGGGGGCggcagcagccgccgccgccgccgcacctCCTCCACCAACACCTCGGCCTCCTCCTTCTCGCTGCGCGGCCGCGGCCTGTCCCCGCTCGGAGCCGCAGGCCTGCTCGGCTGGCTGCGGGGTAGCCGCGCGGCGCCCCCGCAGAGGGACCGGGCCCAATCCCAGGACGAGCGGGGCCCCCTGAACCGGGCGCTGCGCACCACCTCGGCGTAG